One part of the candidate division WOR-3 bacterium genome encodes these proteins:
- a CDS encoding GntG family PLP-dependent aldolase, with protein sequence MNKIVDLRSDTVTKPTPEMYEAIKNAPLGDDVLSDDPTVKELEKLAAEKTGFESALFVPSGTMGNAIACKVWTKEGSEVILEEMCHIYNFEVAHLAEISRVLPRPLKSIRGYIDPDDIERNIKKEGLHTPGTSLICLENTHNYWGGKVLTPEYLKEVKEIAENYGIPVHLDGARIFNAAVFLKRDVKEFTKYVDSLMFCLSKGLSCPIGSVLCGNKEFIEKARRVRKLLGGGMRQVGIIAACGIVALNKMIDRLDEDHKNAKKLAEGLAEISWININPEDVETNIVIVHTERNEEEICKRMREKGVLALPFGKNRIRFVTHKDVSFSDIEYALSVIRSI encoded by the coding sequence ATGAATAAAATAGTTGATTTAAGAAGCGATACTGTTACAAAGCCAACCCCTGAAATGTATGAGGCAATTAAGAATGCTCCACTTGGAGATGATGTTTTATCAGATGACCCAACAGTTAAGGAACTTGAAAAACTTGCAGCAGAAAAAACAGGTTTTGAATCCGCCCTTTTTGTTCCTTCAGGCACAATGGGAAATGCTATAGCCTGTAAGGTATGGACAAAGGAAGGAAGTGAGGTAATATTAGAGGAAATGTGCCATATATATAATTTTGAGGTAGCTCATCTTGCAGAAATTTCAAGAGTTCTTCCAAGACCTTTAAAAAGCATAAGAGGTTATATTGACCCTGATGATATTGAAAGAAACATAAAAAAGGAAGGATTGCATACACCCGGAACTTCCCTTATCTGTCTTGAAAATACCCATAACTACTGGGGTGGAAAGGTTTTGACCCCTGAGTATTTAAAAGAAGTAAAGGAAATTGCTGAAAATTATGGAATTCCTGTTCACCTCGATGGTGCAAGAATCTTTAATGCGGCAGTTTTTTTAAAAAGGGATGTTAAGGAATTTACGAAATATGTTGATTCCCTTATGTTTTGTCTCTCAAAAGGTCTTTCCTGCCCGATTGGTTCAGTTTTATGTGGAAATAAAGAATTTATTGAAAAGGCAAGAAGGGTTAGAAAACTTTTAGGTGGTGGAATGAGGCAGGTTGGAATAATTGCTGCTTGTGGAATAGTTGCCTTAAATAAAATGATAGATAGACTTGATGAAGACCATAAAAATGCAAAAAAGCTTGCTGAAGGTCTTGCAGAAATATCCTGGATAAATATAAATCCAGAAGATGTTGAGACCAATATTGTTATTGTTCATACAGAAAGAAATGAGGAAGAAATATGTAAAAGAATGAGAGAAAAAGGTGTTTTAGCGCTTCCCTTTGGTAAAAACAGAATAAGATTTGTGACTCACAAGGATGTTTCTTTTTCTGATATTGAGTATGCCCTTTCAGTTATAAGGAGTATTTGA
- the kdsB gene encoding 3-deoxy-manno-octulosonate cytidylyltransferase, translating into MKLVIAIPSRYSSKRFPGKPLALIKGKPMIEWVYEKAKKVKEILKNSFDFIEIIIATDDERIQKVCEKFNAKVIMTDSSIPSGTDRIYHATKNMDYDYIMNLQGDEPTIYEKDLVRLIEKAVKNNYPSATLIYKTNESIESPDTVKVVIDREGKALYFSRSKIPYGRDFKPPFYLKHIGVYIYRKDILEKFVNLKESYLESIEKLEQLRLLENGIPIYCIFAERDTVPVDRMEDIEEAERLL; encoded by the coding sequence ATGAAGCTTGTAATTGCGATACCCTCAAGATATTCTTCAAAAAGGTTTCCTGGAAAACCTCTTGCACTTATAAAAGGAAAACCGATGATTGAATGGGTTTATGAAAAAGCAAAAAAGGTAAAAGAAATTCTTAAAAATTCTTTTGACTTTATTGAGATAATTATAGCAACTGATGATGAAAGGATACAAAAAGTTTGTGAAAAATTCAATGCAAAAGTTATTATGACAGATTCTTCAATTCCTTCAGGAACAGATAGAATATATCATGCAACAAAGAATATGGATTATGATTATATAATGAATTTACAGGGAGATGAACCTACAATTTATGAAAAGGACCTTGTAAGGTTGATAGAAAAGGCGGTAAAAAATAATTATCCTTCAGCAACACTTATTTATAAAACAAATGAAAGTATTGAAAGCCCTGATACAGTTAAAGTTGTAATTGATAGGGAAGGTAAGGCACTTTATTTTTCAAGGTCAAAAATTCCTTATGGAAGGGATTTTAAACCTCCCTTTTATTTAAAGCATATAGGAGTTTATATTTACAGGAAGGATATATTAGAAAAATTTGTTAATTTAAAGGAAAGTTATCTTGAAAGTATAGAGAAGCTTGAGCAGCTAAGGTTACTTGAAAATGGAATTCCCATTTATTGCATTTTTGCAGAAAGAGATACTGTGCCAGTTGATAGAATGGAAGATATAGAAGAGGCTGAAAGATTATTATGA
- a CDS encoding amidophosphoribosyltransferase, with protein MCGIIGYLEKRERKDLGEVAYISLEMLQHRGQDAAGIYTFEGNLIKGQGSVDQVFRREVIKSIEGRGFIGQTRYPTTKTKEEAQPIEYESLAMVHNGHIYNVPEIIEKFGTPGFESGIDIIAFFSIFKKEKDILKFSESSLKNLKGGYSLLGIFKDKYLFALRDPYGIRPLFYSYDENRIAITSETIVLEKLGFNEFFELERGNLLLIDKDLNIKKYELIEKENKFCSFEIVYFSRTTSKYKGKQIFEYREELGKVLCDLFLESHKNFDFKDTIISPVPETSRAAAEGFFKRLKEKGIEIPLVDVLEKHRYGGRNFIKPSEEIRRREVFYTLTPIEKNVRNKKIILIDDSIVRGTTSSKMVKLLREKGAKEIHLAITFPPIRYSCFYGIDTPTREELIASFKSVEEVGREIGVDTLTYMTLEGLKKVLGNEICFACHDGSYVNL; from the coding sequence ATGTGTGGAATAATAGGTTATTTAGAAAAAAGAGAGAGAAAGGATTTAGGTGAAGTTGCTTATATTTCCCTTGAAATGCTTCAGCACAGAGGTCAGGATGCAGCAGGTATATATACTTTTGAAGGGAATTTAATAAAGGGGCAAGGTTCAGTTGACCAAGTTTTTAGGAGGGAAGTTATAAAGAGTATAGAGGGAAGGGGTTTTATAGGGCAGACAAGGTATCCAACTACAAAAACAAAAGAAGAAGCTCAGCCAATTGAATATGAATCCCTTGCTATGGTTCATAATGGCCATATTTATAATGTTCCTGAAATTATTGAAAAATTTGGAACCCCAGGTTTTGAATCAGGAATAGATATTATTGCTTTTTTTTCAATATTTAAAAAGGAAAAAGATATTTTAAAATTTTCAGAAAGCTCTTTAAAAAATTTAAAGGGTGGTTATTCTCTTCTTGGAATTTTTAAAGATAAATATTTATTTGCCTTAAGGGACCCCTACGGCATAAGACCACTTTTTTATTCCTATGATGAAAATAGAATAGCTATTACTTCTGAGACAATTGTTCTTGAAAAACTTGGATTTAATGAATTTTTTGAACTTGAAAGGGGGAATCTTTTATTGATTGATAAAGATTTAAATATAAAAAAATATGAACTTATTGAAAAAGAAAATAAATTCTGTTCCTTTGAGATTGTTTATTTTTCAAGAACAACCTCAAAATATAAAGGTAAACAGATTTTTGAATACAGGGAAGAACTTGGAAAGGTTTTATGTGATTTATTTCTTGAATCTCACAAGAATTTTGATTTTAAGGATACAATAATTTCTCCTGTTCCTGAAACATCAAGGGCAGCAGCTGAGGGATTTTTTAAAAGATTGAAAGAAAAGGGTATAGAAATTCCCCTTGTGGATGTTCTTGAAAAACATAGATACGGGGGAAGGAATTTTATAAAACCTTCTGAGGAAATAAGAAGAAGAGAGGTCTTCTATACCTTAACACCAATTGAAAAAAATGTTAGAAATAAAAAGATTATTTTGATTGATGATAGCATTGTTAGGGGAACAACATCCAGTAAGATGGTTAAATTATTGAGGGAAAAGGGAGCAAAAGAAATTCACCTTGCCATTACATTTCCACCCATAAGATATTCCTGTTTTTATGGAATTGATACTCCTACAAGAGAAGAACTGATCGCTTCCTTTAAGAGTGTAGAAGAAGTAGGTAGGGAAATAGGTGTAGATACTTTAACATATATGACACTTGAAGGTTTAAAAAAAGTTCTTGGTAACGAGATATGCTTTGCATGTCACGATGGTTCCTATGTTAATCTCTGA